A single genomic interval of Lathyrus oleraceus cultivar Zhongwan6 chromosome 7, CAAS_Psat_ZW6_1.0, whole genome shotgun sequence harbors:
- the LOC127106139 gene encoding BOI-related E3 ubiquitin-protein ligase 1 isoform X2 codes for MEVQSESRYINRDKITSNPIKMDSSMAVPMPSTMKRFRDSTTESNALHLPQKIKLSNQSKILDQDILLLYNSQQSEINCLIEQHTENLRTAIENQRMKQKRMLEFVIHESMVKKLKQKDEEIEDLGKLQLMLQERVKTLIMENQIWREMAMTNETAVNTLRIELEKVMQVSEIHQLHHRNGCEDAEDAESSCRSNCHVEVEEEVAGKWMCKQCGVNRSEVLLLPCRHLCLCTICGSSIFNCPLCCSAVNASVQVNFC; via the exons ATGGAAGTTCAATCAGAATCTCGTTACATCAACAG AGATAAGATAACTTCAAATCCAATCAAAATGGATAGTTCTATGGCCGTGCCTATGCCTTCAACAAT GAAACGATTCAGAGACTCCACAACCGAATCAAACGCTCTTCATCTTCCGCAGAAAATCAAACTGTCAAATCAATCCAAAATTCTTGACCAAGACATTCTCCTTCTTTACAATTCACAACAATCCGAAATCAATTGTTTAATTGAACAACAC ACGGAGAATTTGAGAACGGCAATAGAAAATCAAAGAATGAAGCAAAAAAGAATGTTAGAGTTTGTAATCCACGAGTCAATGGTGAAGAAACTGAAGCAGAAAGACGAAGAGATCGAAGACCTTGGAAAACTGCAGTTAATGCTTCAAGAAAGAGTGAAAACGTTAATAATGGAGAATCAGATTTGGAGAGAGATGGCGATGACAAACGAAACTGCTGTAAATACGTTACGAATCGAATTAGAAAAAGTGATGCAAGTTAGCGAGATCCACCAACTCCACCACCGTAACGGTTGCGAGGACGCGGAGGATGCGGAATCTAGTTGTAGGAGTAACTGCCACGTGGAGGTTGAGGAAGAAGTGGCGGGAAAATGGATGTGCAAGCAATGTGGGGTAAATAGGTCAGAAGTGCTTTTACTACCGTGTAGGCATTTGTGTTTATGTACAATTTGTGGGTCCAGTATTTTCAATTGCCCTCTTTGTTGTTCTGCTGTTAATGCTAGTGTTCAGGTTAATTTCTGTTAG
- the LOC127106139 gene encoding BOI-related E3 ubiquitin-protein ligase 1 isoform X1 has product MEVQSESRYINRDKITSNPIKMDSSMAVPMPSTMYESFSPFLQLPFYQQISTYQPDTTVTVRISDSRKRFRDSTTESNALHLPQKIKLSNQSKILDQDILLLYNSQQSEINCLIEQHTENLRTAIENQRMKQKRMLEFVIHESMVKKLKQKDEEIEDLGKLQLMLQERVKTLIMENQIWREMAMTNETAVNTLRIELEKVMQVSEIHQLHHRNGCEDAEDAESSCRSNCHVEVEEEVAGKWMCKQCGVNRSEVLLLPCRHLCLCTICGSSIFNCPLCCSAVNASVQVNFC; this is encoded by the exons ATGGAAGTTCAATCAGAATCTCGTTACATCAACAG AGATAAGATAACTTCAAATCCAATCAAAATGGATAGTTCTATGGCCGTGCCTATGCCTTCAACAATGTATGAATCTTTCTCACCTTTTCTTCAATTACCTTTCTATCAACAAATCTCAACGTATCAACCTGATACTACTGTTACCGTTCGTATTTCTGATTCAAGGAAACGATTCAGAGACTCCACAACCGAATCAAACGCTCTTCATCTTCCGCAGAAAATCAAACTGTCAAATCAATCCAAAATTCTTGACCAAGACATTCTCCTTCTTTACAATTCACAACAATCCGAAATCAATTGTTTAATTGAACAACAC ACGGAGAATTTGAGAACGGCAATAGAAAATCAAAGAATGAAGCAAAAAAGAATGTTAGAGTTTGTAATCCACGAGTCAATGGTGAAGAAACTGAAGCAGAAAGACGAAGAGATCGAAGACCTTGGAAAACTGCAGTTAATGCTTCAAGAAAGAGTGAAAACGTTAATAATGGAGAATCAGATTTGGAGAGAGATGGCGATGACAAACGAAACTGCTGTAAATACGTTACGAATCGAATTAGAAAAAGTGATGCAAGTTAGCGAGATCCACCAACTCCACCACCGTAACGGTTGCGAGGACGCGGAGGATGCGGAATCTAGTTGTAGGAGTAACTGCCACGTGGAGGTTGAGGAAGAAGTGGCGGGAAAATGGATGTGCAAGCAATGTGGGGTAAATAGGTCAGAAGTGCTTTTACTACCGTGTAGGCATTTGTGTTTATGTACAATTTGTGGGTCCAGTATTTTCAATTGCCCTCTTTGTTGTTCTGCTGTTAATGCTAGTGTTCAGGTTAATTTCTGTTAG
- the LOC127103098 gene encoding uncharacterized mitochondrial protein AtMg00810-like, with the protein MKSQFEMCLIGELTYFLGLQVKHMDDTIFISQSKYAKNIVNKFGMGNASHKREPTPTHLKLTKDEKGVNMDESLYRSMIGSLLHLIASIPDITFVVEVCARYQSETKMSHITQVKRILKYINGTSEYGMLYSHNANSIIIGYCDADWAGSADDRKKHL; encoded by the coding sequence ATGAAATCTCAGTTTGAGATGTGTCTTATTGGTGAACTGACATACTTTCTTGGGCTCCAAGTCAAACATATGGATGACACTATCTTCAtctctcaaagcaagtatgccaagaatATAGTAAATAAGTTTGGCATGGGAAATGCTAGCCATAAAAGGGAACCTACACCAACTCATTTGAAACTAACCAAAGATGAAAAAGGTGTAAATATGGATGAAAGTCTGTACAGGAGTATGATTGGTAGTCTGCTTCATCTCATAGCTAGCATACCCGACATTACATTTGTTGTAGAAGTCTGTGCTAGATATCAATCTGAAACCAAAATGAGTCACATTACTCAAGTGAAAAGGATTCTAAAGTATATCAATGGAACTAGTGAATATGGAATGTTGTATTCTCACAATGCAAACTCCATAATAATAGGATACTGTGATGCAGATTGGGCAGGCAGTGCTGATGATAGAAAAAAGCACTTATGA